CTTTGGAACCTTGTTCCATCAACAACGCTGGCCCAGATCGCCGTCCTTGCGGGCGCGGCTTTGTGGTTTGTCATCCAGGCGGTGGCCCGGCCGGAATTCAAAATCCTTTGCGACGGCAGTCAGGACCGGCTGAAATGTGTTTATCACAGCCTTACCATGGCCGGTGCAGCCCTCATGATGACGATGATGGGTCCTGCTGCCAGCGCCGGCAATCATGTCGCGCCGGCAGCGGCACTGTCAACGTCGTCGCACGCACATCACGCAGCCGCACCGGCATCCGCCACCGTCGCCCACGGTGCGGCGGCACCAGGGTTGGACCAGCTATCTGCCCTGGCGATCCCGCTGACGGTTTTCTTCGCAACCGCGACGGCAGTTTTCATAGTCCTTCTGGTGCGTAGCCGGGCTGCCAAAGCCACCCACGGCCAGCAGTCCACGTCAAGGCACTCCGTCCGGCTCGAATTCGGGCTTGAAGCTCTGGGCGCTGCTGTCATGGCGCTGATGTTTGCCACCATGTCGGCCTAACGGACTCTCTTGCCGTGATGAAGGCTTCGGAGAGCAACCCGCCCCATGCCGGGAAGTGGCCATGAGTCCCCTAGCCTTGAGCCTCATCGAATTGGGTGCAGTGGTCTTCTCCCTCGGCCTGCTGGCCCGGCTGGCCGGGCGGATCGGGATGTCGCCCATCCCGCTCTATCTCCTTGGCGGCCTCGCCTTCGGCACCGGCGGGATAGTTGAGCTTGAAGGCATGACAGAATCCGCGCACCTCTTTGGGGAGATCGGCGTTATTCTCCTGCTGCTGATGCTCGGGCTGGAATACACGGCGTCGGAACTTTTTACCGGACTCCGACGATCGTGGCAGGCCGGTGTCCTTGACCTCGTCCTGAACTTCCTGCCGGGGGCAGCTCTCGCCCTGTTCCTCAACTGGGGTTTTGTGGGGGCGGTGGTGATGGGCGGTGTCACCTACATCTCCTCGTCCGGGATCGCGGCGAAGGTGATCACTGATCTGGGGTGGCTGGGCCACCGCGAAACCCGCGTGGTGATCTCCATCCTGGTGTTTGAAGACCTGACCATGGCGGTGTATCTTCCCGTCCTGACCAGCATTCTTGCCGGCGCCAGCTTCCTGGGCGGCCTCACAACGGTGGGCATTGCGCTGGCTGTGGTCAGCGTGGTGCTCACGGTTGCGCTGCGCCATGGACATCATGTCTCCAAGGCCGTCCACAGCGAGAACTCCGAGGTGTTCCTGCTGAACGTCCTTGGTGCGGCGATGCTCGTAGCCGGCGTGGCATCATCCATGCAAGTATCAGCGGCCGTGGGCGCATTCCTGCTTGGCATCGCGATTTCCGGTGCCACGTCGCACAGGGCCACGCGTGTCCTGACACCGTTGCGGGACCTCTTCGCCGGGATATTCTTTGTGGCCTTCGGGCTGCACACCGATCCTGCAACCATTCCGCCCGTACTTGGCTGGGTCCTGGTCCTCGCCCTTGTCACCGCCTGCAGCAAGATGGCCACCGGCGTCTGGGCCGCCAGACGTGCCGGCATTGAGCGCCCGGGCCGTCTCCGGGCGGGGGCAGCGCTCATCGCCCGCGGCGAATTCTCGATCGTGATTGCGGGACTGGCCGTGGCCTCCGGCGCGGTCACTCAGGAACTGGCAGCAATGGCGACTGCCTACGTGCTGGTCATGGCAGTCATTGGACCCTTGACCGCGCGGTACATCGAACCGTTGGTAGAGAGGGTGGTTCCCTTGGTAGGCATCGTCACAAAAGCGGGGTGATGAGCGTTCAGGCCGCGGAGGGCCCCCTTCCATCCGCCGCTCTGACCCCTACAGATAGTCCCCAGCGTGCTCGCGGGCGATTTCCAGGAGGGTGGAGTGGAAGGCGACCTCGGCCGGGGCGTACACCTTGTCCTGGCGTTGAGCGAGCAGCACCCGGCGCATGGGCGCGGCTCCCCCGAGGCTGATGACCCGCACGTCCGGGTGCTGGAGGGCGACGGCGGTCTTGGGCACCAGTGCCACGCCCATGCCCACGCTGACCATGGCCTGGGCCTCCTGGTAGTCATTGGCGAGGAAGCCGATGGTGGGCTCGAACCCGGCGTCGTGCGCTGAACGCTGCAGGACTTCGACCACGGGGTGGGCCTCCGCGCGGACTATCCAGGACTCCTTCCGCAGTTCCTCCATCTTCACCTCGTCCCGGCCGGCGAGCGGATGGCCGCGGGCTACGAGGATGACGGTGCTCTCCTGGAAGACCTCGGTGATCCGGATGGAATCATCCTGGAACCGGTTCCAGGGATAGTCCCAGAGCAGGCACAGTCCGGTGACGCCGGACTCGAGGTCGGACACGAGTTCGTCAAAGCGGGCGCTGCGCACCGAGAGTCCGATGGCGGGGTACCGCTTCTTGAAGGCGCGGATGACCACCGGCAGGAAGGAACCGGCAATCGTGGGGAACGTACCTACGGTCAGGGAGCCGCGCCGCAGCCCGGCGATCTGGTCAAGATCGGACTGCGCCGCCCGCATCTGGCCGATGATCCTGCGGGCATGCCCGGCCAGCACCTGGCCCGCCTCGGTGGGCACCACACCCCGGGAGCGGCGGTTGAGGAGCGGCTGCCCCACTTCCTGTTCCAGTTTCCGCAGCTGCTGGGAAACGGCCGACGGCGTGTACATCATCAGGTCAGCCGCAGCGGTGATGGACCCCTGCTCCACGACCTCAACCAGCAGGGCCAAGCGGCGGATGTCGAATAAATCTTGGGTCTCATCGTGAAGCAAAACTTCACCCTTCTGTTTCGTTGGTTCATTCTATGCAGCTGCGCACGGATTGGGGCGTTCGCACGGCCATTCGCAGGGCGTAATCGACCGGCAATGGGATCTCAGGCATCGTAGACACAATGATTGAAGCAATGCTTCATAGTCCCTCAGATATTGAACATTGTCTTCATATGTGATCCGGCTCATTCTCTTATCAGGCGCCCTGAACAGAATGCATGACCCGAGAGATGTGGGAAGACAATGAAGATAGAAGCTGAATGGATGCGCGGAGGCACCAGCAAGTGCTGGGTCTTCGAAACGGAGCACCTGGACCAGACCCGCACCAGCCTGGATGAGCTGCTGCCGCGGCTGTTCGGGAGCCCTGATTACCGGCAGATTGATGGCGTCGGCGGGGCAACCTCGACCACCAGCAAGGCGATGATCCTGCGGCGCCCCGCGGACGCGGAGGTCGACGTCGAATTCACCTTTGCCCAGGTGGGCATCGAAGAGGCAGCGGTGGACTGGGGCAGCAACTGCGGGAACTGCTCCGCGGTGGTGGGGCTTTACGCCATCGAAAAAGGCTGGGTGGTCCCCCGCGGAGACGTCACCCGGATCGTCACCCGCAACACCAACACCGGCCAGATCATCATCCAGCGCGTGGCCACCCCCGCGGGGGCGCTGCCGATCGTTCCGGATGCCCAGATGCCGGGCGTAGCCTTTCCCGGCTACCGGGTGGGCCTCGGCTTTCAGGACCCGGCCGGCAAGACGACCGGAAAGCTGCTGCCCACCGGCTCCGCAACCGACACCATCACCGCCGGCGGAACGCGGTGGACAGTATCAATGGTCGACGCCGGAGCACCGGTGGTGATCGTCCGCGCCGAACAGCTGGGGCTGGACCCCTCCCGGTACGGGAGCTGGGCGTCAGGGGTGGAACTGCAGCTGGAAACGCTGGAGCAGATCCGTCGCCAGGCTGCGGTCCGGATGGGGCTCGCGTCAACGGTTGCCGCCGCCGCCCGCGCCATCCCCAAACTCGCCATCGTTGCCTCCCCGGCCCAGCCGGACCCGGACTCCGATGTCAGCGTCATGATGCTCTCCATGGGCAAGCCGCACCCGGCCCTGGCCATCACCGGAAGCATCGCACTGACTCTCGCCGCCCGGACACCGGGCACTGTCCTGAGCAGCATCACCGGCGACGCCCCGCGGAGCAGGCTTCGGCTCCGCACCCCCGCAGGGGTGCTCGAGACCTGGAGCGAGGAGGACGACGCGTCCCTGCTGATCGGCGTCGAACGCACTGCCCGCACCATCGCCACCACCATCATCCACGTCCCCGAGGCCCTCGGCAGCGCCGTCGAAACCTCACTCGCATCAGCCACTCAATGAGGAGTCAAGATCATGACTAAAACCATTTACGAGCCTGCTTCCGAAGCAAAGAGCGACATCCGCGAAACCCCTGCCACGCGTCCCAACCGCCGCCGCCGTATCCTGCTGGTAGCGGTAGCCGCGGCCGCGATCCTGGGTCTGATTGCCCTCGTGTTCGGGGGTGCCGTCTTCAACCCGGCAGCCACCCCGGAATCGGAGCCGAGCATGACCGCAACGCAGATCATTCCCCTGGTCATCCTGGTGGTGATGTTTGTCGTCGCCACCAAATGGCCCCTGAACATCGGGGTCATGGGCCTGGTGGCCTCCTTCGGCGTCGGATACTTCATGCTGGGCATGAGCGACAAGCAGATCCTCGACGAGTTCCCCGCCAGCATCGTCCTGACCATCATCGGCGTCACCTACTTCTTCAGCATGGCCCAGCGGAACGGCACCATCAACATCATCGTCCAGACGTGCGTGCGGCTGGTGAGGGGTAAGACCATGCTGCTCCCCTGGGTGTTCTTCCTGATCGCTGCCGCCCTGACCTCGCTGGGCACCTTCTCCCCGGCAGCCATCGCACTCCTGGCCCCCGCGGCCATCGGATTCGCCTACGAGTCCCGCATCCACCCCGTCCTGATGGGCGCCTTCATCATCAACGGCGCCCACGCCGGCGGTTTCTCCCCGCTCTCCGTCGCCGGCGTGCTGGTCCACGACATCTCGGTCAAGAACGGCTTCGCCATCGACCAGGGCTCGCTGTTCGTGGCCAGCTTCGCCCTGAACCTCATCCTCTCCGCCCTCACCGTGGCACTGTTCGCCCTCCTGGGCAAGCTGCGCGACAGCCACGGCGGCCAGCACGCCGACGTGGACACCTCCCGGACAGGCCGTCCCCACGGCCAGCAGATCCTCACCCTGGCCCTGATCGCCATCATGCTGGTGTGCACGCTGGGCTTCCACATGCCGATCGGCTTTGTGGCCCTCGCCGCCGGCCTCCTGCTGGCCTTCGTGAACATCAAGGAACACCAGACCTTCATCGGCGGAATCTCCTGGTCCACCGTCCTGCTGGTGGCCGGCATGATCACCTACGTCTCCCTGCTCCAGCACGTCGGCGTCATCGACACCCTGGCCGAGCAGGCCCTGGCGTTGGGCGCACCCCTGCTGATCGCCCTGGTCCTCTGCTACGTGATCGGCGTCGGCTCGGCCTTCGCGTCCTCCACCGCACTGCTCACCGCATTCATTCCCCTGGCCGGCCCGCTGCTGGCCACCAGTTCCCTCAGTGCATCCGGCACCGTTGCCGCCCTCGCCATCGCCGCCACCGTGGTTGACGTCTCGCCGTTCTCCACCGACGGCGCACTGGTGGTCGCCAACGCCCGCCCCGACGACCGG
The window above is part of the Pseudarthrobacter sp. IC2-21 genome. Proteins encoded here:
- a CDS encoding PrpF domain-containing protein encodes the protein MKIEAEWMRGGTSKCWVFETEHLDQTRTSLDELLPRLFGSPDYRQIDGVGGATSTTSKAMILRRPADAEVDVEFTFAQVGIEEAAVDWGSNCGNCSAVVGLYAIEKGWVVPRGDVTRIVTRNTNTGQIIIQRVATPAGALPIVPDAQMPGVAFPGYRVGLGFQDPAGKTTGKLLPTGSATDTITAGGTRWTVSMVDAGAPVVIVRAEQLGLDPSRYGSWASGVELQLETLEQIRRQAAVRMGLASTVAAAARAIPKLAIVASPAQPDPDSDVSVMMLSMGKPHPALAITGSIALTLAARTPGTVLSSITGDAPRSRLRLRTPAGVLETWSEEDDASLLIGVERTARTIATTIIHVPEALGSAVETSLASATQ
- a CDS encoding SLC13 family permease — its product is MTKTIYEPASEAKSDIRETPATRPNRRRRILLVAVAAAAILGLIALVFGGAVFNPAATPESEPSMTATQIIPLVILVVMFVVATKWPLNIGVMGLVASFGVGYFMLGMSDKQILDEFPASIVLTIIGVTYFFSMAQRNGTINIIVQTCVRLVRGKTMLLPWVFFLIAAALTSLGTFSPAAIALLAPAAIGFAYESRIHPVLMGAFIINGAHAGGFSPLSVAGVLVHDISVKNGFAIDQGSLFVASFALNLILSALTVALFALLGKLRDSHGGQHADVDTSRTGRPHGQQILTLALIAIMLVCTLGFHMPIGFVALAAGLLLAFVNIKEHQTFIGGISWSTVLLVAGMITYVSLLQHVGVIDTLAEQALALGAPLLIALVLCYVIGVGSAFASSTALLTAFIPLAGPLLATSSLSASGTVAALAIAATVVDVSPFSTDGALVVANARPDDRQRVYKQLMAYAGGVVLVAPALAWALLVPTGIM
- a CDS encoding LysR family transcriptional regulator yields the protein MLHDETQDLFDIRRLALLVEVVEQGSITAAADLMMYTPSAVSQQLRKLEQEVGQPLLNRRSRGVVPTEAGQVLAGHARRIIGQMRAAQSDLDQIAGLRRGSLTVGTFPTIAGSFLPVVIRAFKKRYPAIGLSVRSARFDELVSDLESGVTGLCLLWDYPWNRFQDDSIRITEVFQESTVILVARGHPLAGRDEVKMEELRKESWIVRAEAHPVVEVLQRSAHDAGFEPTIGFLANDYQEAQAMVSVGMGVALVPKTAVALQHPDVRVISLGGAAPMRRVLLAQRQDKVYAPAEVAFHSTLLEIAREHAGDYL
- a CDS encoding DUF5134 domain-containing protein encodes the protein MFNSPAITWALTVILLLSGCFYLLQAARSRHLTDQANKSLHALMNVLMAGMLWNLVPSTTLAQIAVLAGAALWFVIQAVARPEFKILCDGSQDRLKCVYHSLTMAGAALMMTMMGPAASAGNHVAPAAALSTSSHAHHAAAPASATVAHGAAAPGLDQLSALAIPLTVFFATATAVFIVLLVRSRAAKATHGQQSTSRHSVRLEFGLEALGAAVMALMFATMSA
- a CDS encoding cation:proton antiporter, whose protein sequence is MSPLALSLIELGAVVFSLGLLARLAGRIGMSPIPLYLLGGLAFGTGGIVELEGMTESAHLFGEIGVILLLLMLGLEYTASELFTGLRRSWQAGVLDLVLNFLPGAALALFLNWGFVGAVVMGGVTYISSSGIAAKVITDLGWLGHRETRVVISILVFEDLTMAVYLPVLTSILAGASFLGGLTTVGIALAVVSVVLTVALRHGHHVSKAVHSENSEVFLLNVLGAAMLVAGVASSMQVSAAVGAFLLGIAISGATSHRATRVLTPLRDLFAGIFFVAFGLHTDPATIPPVLGWVLVLALVTACSKMATGVWAARRAGIERPGRLRAGAALIARGEFSIVIAGLAVASGAVTQELAAMATAYVLVMAVIGPLTARYIEPLVERVVPLVGIVTKAG